CTGAATACAAAGTTAAGCGTGGCGATACCTTAATCGGTTTAGCAAGCCGTTATGGTTTGGAGACCAGCGCCTTGGCAGAAATGAATGATCTGACCCCAAGTACTCAGTTACGTATTGGTGATGTCATTAAAGTGCCTAACTTGTAATTACAGATGAGCTTTTCGCTTTTCACAAAAAGGCTTAGTCTATGTTATGGACTAAGCCTTTTTACTCCGATTGCCTTTGCGGCAATGCAAACCACGCCTTATTTGGCCATGCATGTGCAGCCGAAATACGCACAGCTCAAAGCGATGCCTTATGCTAATCCAAATGCACCTAAGGGAGGAATCCTGAGTCAATCCAGTTTGGGAACATTTGATAATTTAAATAGCATGAATGGCAAGGGTAGTTCGACTGAAGGGGTCAATTATCTGTTTGATAGTTTAATGGATCGCTCATTGGATGAACCACGGGTCATGTATCCATTATTGGCGGAAAAGGTCAGTTACGATCCAGAGCATCTACAAGCAGTGACTTTTCATTTGAATCCACATGCGAGATTTAATAATGGTCAGCCTGTTACCGCAGAAGATGTCAAATTTACCTTTGAGATGTATCAAAGCAAAGCCAATTTAGGTTTTCAGATGTATTTGTCTGATTTGGCTAAAACAGAAGTATTGTCCAGATACCAGATTAAATTTACGTTTAAATCGAAGAATAATGTGGAAATGCCGCTGATTGTGGCAAGCCTTCCAATCTATTCAAAACGAGACTGGAACAATAAAGACTTTACGCGGGTGACATTACAAACAATTGTTGGGTCTGGCCCTTATGTGATTGAGCGGATTGATGCAGGTCGTAGTATTACCTATAAGCGCAGCCCAAACTATTGGGCTAAAGATTTGCCTGTGAATAAAGGCCGTTATAACTTTGATCGACTTAAATATGTGTATTATCGAAATTTAGAAGTCAGTTTTGAAGGCTTTAAAGCCCGGCAGTTCAATTTATATGAAGAAAAAAATATCCGTAATTGGGTGACTGCTTATCATTTTCCAGCAGTTAGGTCGGGCTTGATCAAGACCTATAAAGCGCGTTTGGGAACGCCATTGGATATTCAGAGTTTGGTGTTTAATATCCGCCGCGCTCCTTTGAATGATATCCATCTTCGTCAGGCATTAACCTATGCCTATGACTTTGAATGGCAAAATAAAGCTTTATTTTTCAATCAGAATCAGCGATTACAAAGCTATTTTGACAATACCGATTTGGCAGCAACGGGCAGGCCGAGTACCGCAGAGCTAAAAATCCTGACTCCGTTCTTGGCTCAGTTAGATCCAGTCATGCGTCAAGGAGTACTGGCGGATTGGCATTATCCTGTTTCTGATGGAAGTGGTTTTAATCGACAGAATTTATTGACAGCGCAAAAGCTTTTAAAAGATGCGGGTTATGTTATTCGCCAAGGTCGACTGTATGATCGGCAAGGAAAAGCAGTTCGTATTGAATTATTGATGCAGCAAGAAAATCCACAACGTGAATTGATGCCTTTTGTGCGCAATCTGGGTCGTTTAGGGATTCAAGTCAATCTCAGACAGGTCGATGTTCCGCAATACATGCAACGGATTCGGCATCAAGATTTTGATATGATGGTATTGAAATTGCCACAGACCCTGACACCAGGCAAAGAGCAAGCCCAGTTTTGGGGGAGTGCTGCTGCGGATGAAGCAGGGAATTACAATTATTCAGGAATAAAGAATCCTGCAATTGATCAGATGATTACGAAGATTGTGGCGGCAAAAACACGTGAAGAAGTGGTGGTGTATACGCGTGTACTCGATCGTTTGCTGAGAGCAGGTTATTATCAGATCCTGACTTATGGAAAACCCGAGCGATGGTTCGCATATTGGGATATATATCAGCAACCACAAATTAAACCAAAGCTTTCTGTAGGATGGGAATACTGGTGGGTTGATGCTGCAAAAGCCACAAAACTTGATCAGCCTATGCGAAAACCTGAATTAAAATAATCAAGGATCTTATTAAATGCTTCACTATATTCTGAAAAGAATGTTATTGATGATCCCAACCTTATTTTTCATTTTATTGATTAATTTTATTATTGTGCAAATTGCACCAGGTGGGCCTGTTGAACAAGCGGTTCAACAGATCCAGAATGCACAGGGTTTAGGGGCAGGTAGCCATTCACAATCTACGCTCGGTACACTGGCACAGTATCAGGGTGCACGAGGCTTAAGTCCGGAGATGCTTGAAAAAATCAAAGCACAATATGGTTTTGATCGGCCTGCCTATGAGCGGTTTGGATTAATGCTTAAAGGGTATTTGACGCTGGATTTCGGCAGCAGTTTTTTTAAAGATAAACCCGTAACGCAACTGCTCTATGAAAAGTTACCTGTTACCTTGTCCTTAGGGATATGGAGCACTTTTCTGATTTACTTGATTGCGATTCCTTTGGGCATCAAAAAAGCCAAAAATAATGGTTTGCTGTTTGACCAATCCAGTTCGTTGTTGCTTGCGGTAAGTTATGCGATTCCATCTTTTGTTTTTGCTATTTTATTGATTGTTTTTTTTGCAGGAGGCAGTTATTTACAATGGTTTCCGTTGCAAGGATTGGTATCGGAAAACTTTGCCCAACTGAGTCTATTGGCAAAAATAAAAGATTATCTGTGGCATATGAGTTTGCCGATTCTGAGTATGGTATTGGGGAGTTTTGCTGCACGCACTTATCTGACTAAATATTCATTTGTGGAAGAGTTGAACAAGCCCTATGTGCTGACTGCGCGATCAAAGGGTCTAAACGAAAATCAGATCCTGTATGGACATGTTTTTCGTAATGCAATTTTGGTGGTGGTGGCAGCTTTACCGGAAACACTGGTCGGGATTTTCTTTGTGGGGAACTTATTTATCGAGATTATCTTTAATCTGGATGGTATTGGCCTATTAGGTTTTGAGGCAATTACCCAGCGTGATTATCCTGTCATTTTTGGAACTCTTTTTTTATTTACTCTATTTGGAATGATTTTGCGGTTAATCGGCGATTTACTCTATCAAGTGATTGATCCGCGTATTGATTTTGAATCAAGAGGTGGGCAATGATGTCACCTTTAATGCGCGCACGATTTTCTCGCTTTCAGCATAATCAGCTTGGTTTTCGTTGTTTTATTCTATTTATAATTATTTTTGTTTTGTCGCTATTTGCCGAATTCATTGCCAATGATAAACCGCTGTTGGTTCGTTATCAGCAGTCTTTTTATTTCCCGATCATTCGGGATTATCCAGAAACGACCTTTGGCGGTGTTTTTGAAACCACGGCAGATTATCAAGATCCTGTGGTGAAGCAGTTAATTGAAAAGCAGGGCTGGATGATTTCCCCACCGGTGTCTTTTTCCTATCAATCTCCCAATTTATCACTTGCGGTGCCTGTGCCATCAAAACCAAGTCCACAGAACTGGCTTGGAACGGATGATCAAGGTCGAGATGTATTTGCCCGAATTCTCTATGGTCTTCGCATTTCCCTCTTATTTGGATTTGCCCTGACACTGTGTTCTGCTGTCGTTGGCATTATTGTGGGGGCAATACAGGGGTATTACGGTGGCTGGATTGATCTGATTGGACAACGGGTGCTAGAAGTGTGGGGCGGTTTGCCAATGCTGTTCATTGTCATGATCCTGGTCAGTATGTTTAGTCCCAGTGTGTATTGGCTATTTCTGATCATGCTGCTATTTGGCTGGACGGAGCTGGTTGGATTGGTACGGGCAGAATTCTTGCGCGCACGAAATCTTGATTATGTTCGGGCAGCGCAAGCGTTGGGGGTGAGGGATGACCACATTATCTTTCGGCACATCTTGCCTAATGCAATAAGCTCAAGTCTGTCACAGATTCCGTTTATGTTGACTGCAAATATCATTGCTTTAACTGCATTGGATTTTTTAGGTTATGGTTTACCGCCTGATGCGGCTTCGCTCGGAGAGTTATTATTACAGGGTAAAAACAATCTCGATGCACCTTGGCTGGTGCTGTCAGGATTCTTTACATTGGCGATTGTACTGTCTTTATTGATTTATATTGGGGAGGCAGCGCGTGATGCATTCGACCCAAGACGCTAAGACTGTTTTACAGCCTTTATTAAGTGTTCAGCAACTCAATATCCAAAATGAAATAGGACACTGTCTGATCCAGGATTTGAGCTTTGATATTTACTCTGCCCAAACGATGGCGATTGTTGGCGAAAGTGGTTCTGGGAAATCAATCAGTGCGCTAGCCTTATTAGGATTGTTATCCGAGAACTTGGCGGTGCAAGGACGAGTTGAATTTGCTGGCCAAGCGTTTTTGTCTGCTCACCAAGCTCAATTGCAGCAGCTTCGGGGCAAACGAATTGCCATGGTTTTTCAAGAGCCGATGACAGCGTTGAACCCTTTGCACTGTGTAGAAAAAATAATTGCTGAAAGCCTGATTTTATCTGGGCTGAGTAAGGCCGATATTCGACAACAGACTCTCTGTTTATTGCTAGATGTTGGGCTTGTTGAGGCAGAGCAAATTCTCAAATGCTATCCACATGAATTATCAGGAGGGCAACGACAACGGGTGATGTTGGCGATGGCCTTGGCTTTAGAGCCTGAAATTTTGATCGCAGATGAGCCAACGACAGCTTTAGATGTTGTGCTACAAGCCCAAATTTTAGCGTTGTTAAAACGGTTACAACAGCAGCGAAAGATGGCGCTGATTTTGATTAGCCATGATCTGAATTTAATTCGGCATTATGCAGATCAGGTTGTGGTACTTAATCAAGGGCGAGTTGAAGAGCAGGGGGAGGTCAATGAAATTTTTACACATCCCAAGACGGTATATACGCAGAGTCTACTGAATCATGATTTTGGACACGCTTTGCAATTACAACCCAGTCAGAGATTACTGGAATTAAAAAATGTCACGGTAAAGTACCCCATTAAAAGGGGGCTATTTAATCGGGTTCAATCCTATAAAGTTGCTGCTGAAGCTGTGAATTTCAGCTTATCGCAAGGTGAGGCTTTAGGTATTGTAGGGGAAAGTGGTTCAGGAAAGTCTTCATTGGCGTTGGCTATCGCACGGTTGATCAAAAGTGAAGGTGAAATCCTTTTGCAGAAGAATGATTTAAACCAATTGACTCGAAAACAGCTTCGACCAATACGCCAAGATTTCCAGATTGTATTCCAAGACCCCTTTAGTAGCTTAAATCCGCGAATGTCCGTTGAACAAATTATCGCAGAGGGGCTTCAGCTACAAGGTATCTCCAAGCAGCAATGTCATGAGCAAATTGACACTGTACTTGCAAAAGTCGAATTGGCTACAGCAGAAAGAACCAAGTATCCCTATCAGCTCTCTGGTGGACAACGACAAAGGGTCGCAATTGCTCGTGCATTGGTGTTGAAACCTAAGTTACTGGTTCTGGATGAGCCGACATCTGCTTTAGATCGTACCACGCAACTGGCTATCATTCAGTTACTACGTCATCTGCAGCTACAAGAAAAAATCAGTTATGTATTTATCAGTCATGACTTACAAGTCATTCAAGCATTATGCCAAAAAGTGATAGTGATGCATCAGGGCAAAGTCTTGGAATATCAAGCCACAGCACTTCTATTTAGTCAGCCTCAAACTGAATATACGCGTCAACTCATTTCTGCTAGCGAATATTCATATTGAAATTAAATTGACATATGCTATTGTCAGTTTATCGGAAGAATGCTTGACAGGCACAATAATTAGATTAAATTAGAGCAAATACTCTAATTATAGCAGAGGATGACCATGAGTCAGATTGCAGACAGTATCCAGATTCGCAATACCACATTTAAAAATCGTATTATCAAAGCGGCCATGAGCGAAGCGCTTGCGAATGATGCAGGACAACCCAATGATCTACTGATTGGTCTATATGAAGCATGGGCAAAAGGTGGGTTGGGCTGTGCTGTGACTGGCAATGTGATGGTGAATATTGATGCCAAGAATGAGCCGGGTGTGGTTGCGATTGAAACCGAGCGAGATCTGCAGAAATTGCAGCAGTGGGCAGCGATTGGTAAAAAATATGGCATGGTGCAGTTGATTCAGTTGTCACATCCTGGCCGGCAATGTCCTAAAGGTCTAAACAAAGAGACCGTTGCGCCATCAGCGGTACCATTTAGTCCAGTGCTTGCAGCAATGTTTGGCACACCACGTGAACTCAAACATGAAGAAATTTTAGATATCATCCAGCGTTTTGCAACGGCTGCAGCTGTATGTGAAAAGGCTGGATTTGAAGGGGTGCAATTTCATGGTGCACATGGTTATCTTATCAGCCAGTTTTTATCACCTCTGACCAACAAGCGTACCGATCAATGGGGTGGTTCGATTGAGAACCGTATGCGATTCTTGCTGGAAATTTATAAGGCAGTCCGTGAGGCGACCTCTGAAAATTTCATCATTTCGGTCAAACTGAATTCGGCGGATTTTCAGCGCGGTGGTATTACTGAAGATGATGTCATTACTGTATTTAAGGTGATTGATGCAGCGGGGATCGATATTATTGAAATCTCGGGAGGGACTTATGAAGCGCCAGCAATGGCAGGAGTAAAAGCCGAATCTCGTAAAGCCAGTACCGTTGCACGTGAGGCATATTTCTTGGAGTTTGCCGAGAAGATCCGCCAACATGTCTCTTGTAAGTTGATGGTGACGGGGGGCTTCCGTACCGTAGAAGGAATGAATGCTGCACTTGAAAGTGGTGCATGTGATTTTATCGGGATTGCGCGCCCATTGGCGGTTGAAGTTGATTTACCTGAACGTTTAATTGCAGGGCATGATGTACGTTATGCTGTAAAACCAATTAAAACAGGGATTCCATTTGTCGATAAGATGGCGATTATGGAAATCATCTGGTATGCAGCGCAGTTTAAAGCCATTGGGCAAGGTAAAAAGCCGAATCCAAAATTATCCCCATTGTTGGTATTCTTGAACTATGCCAAAGGGAATATCAAAGCGGTGGTGAAAGGTCGAGTCAATTCTCGGAAGTCTGCATAAGATATATTAGGGCTCTTCGGAGTCCTTTTTATTATTCAAAGCAAATAAAAAAGCCACTGTCTTAAGATGCAGTGGCTTTTTCAAATTTGGCGTCCCTACGGGGATTCGAACCCCGGTTACCGCCGTGAAAGGGCGATGTCCTAGGCCTCTAGACGATAGGGACTTCTTGAGGTGGGTGTATATTAGGGTTCTGTCACCAAACTGTCAAGAAGGTGAGGAGACAGTTTGTTCAAAATATAGCAAAACAGTTCAGCCGTTTTCTGCGTATCATACAAAGCAGAATGCGCTTCCTTACCATCAAACTCGATTCCAGCCTGAATACAAGCACGTGCCAACACGGTTTGCCCAAACATGACCGCACTTAAGGTCACGGTATCAAAGACAGAGAAACTGTGAAACGGGTTTTGATTTTTGGTGCCAGAGCGTGCAATTGCAGCTTGCAGGAAACCTAAATCAAAGTGTGCATTGTGACCCACTAAGACAGCATGAGTACAATGCTGGGCTTTACGCACTTCATTCAATGATTTGAAAATACGACGCAAAGCGCTGCGCTCATCTTCAGCCATTGCAACACGCATTGGGTTGAATGGGTCAATCCCAATAAAATCGAGTGAACGACGATCAAGATTTGCACCTTCAAATGGATTGATATGTGCTTGAAATGATGGACCTGGGACAAACTGTCCTTGTTCATCATAGACAATCGGGATACAGGCAATTTCAAGTAGGGCGTCGGTTTGCGAATTAAAACCTGCAGTTTCTACATCGACGACAACAGGTAAAAATCCACGAAAACGCTGTCCGATCACAGGCGCTTTATTTTCTTCTTGGGTCACACTTTTCTCCATTGCAGTGTTTTACCTGCATGAAGTGGGATAATTTTCTGATCTTCTAGGTAATCAAAAGATTCAGCGACGGTAATGTCTTCTTTGACGAGCGTAATGGTTGAAGTATTGCGTGGTAGGCCATAGAAATCAGCACCAAACATGCTGGCAAAACCTTCCAGACGTTCTAGTTTACCGACTTGGTCAAATGCCTGTGCATAAAGCTCAATGGCATTAGGTGCGCTATAGCAGCCTGCACAACCACAGGCATTCTCTTTGGCATTTTGCGCATGTGGAGCACTATCTGTACCTAAGAAGAATTTTGGATTGCCGCTAGTTGCCACTTCCAGCAAGGTGGTTTGATGCGTTTGACGTTTTAAAATTGGCAAGCAATAGAAATGTGGTTTGACGCCACCCACTAACATATCATTGCGGTTGAATAATAAATGTTGAGGGGTAATGGTTGCTGCAACATTACGATCTTGTTCCAGTACAAAATTTGCCGCATCACTTGTTGTAATGTGTTCTAGTACGACTTTTAATTGTGGGAACTGCTTCAGTAACGGTGACAGTACTTCATCTAGGAATCTTTTTTCACGATCAAAAATGTCGACATGATTATGCGTGACTTCACCATGAAGCAATAGCGGAACTTGATGTTCTTCCAGTTGTTCGATCACAGCGTACACTTTACGAATATCACTAACGCCATTATCTGAGTTAGTGGTTGCACCCGCAGGATAAAGCTTGATGGCATTGACAAATTCAGACTCTTTAATTTTACGCACTTCATCCGGAGAAGTGTGATCGGTAAAATAAAGCACCATACGCGGGTCAAAATGAAGCCCTTCTGGGACATGGGCAAGAATACGCTCACGATAGGCTAAAGCTTCATCTACAGTTTTGACGGGTGGAACAAGATTGGGCATACAAATTGCGCGTGCAAATTGTTTGGCTAAATCAGGGACAGTACGTTTTAAAGCTAAACCATCACGCAGGTGTGCGTGCCAATCATCTGGTTGCAAAAGTGTAAGAGTATTCAAGGTCTACTTCAAACTTAAAAATAATACAAATAATAATGCATAAAGTGTGAAAATGGTAACTACAATTACGGATAAGTGGTTAAGCAAAGCACATGACAAAATGAGAATTTATGTTATTTTTTATGCGGCACAAAAATAGTGCAGTATAAAAAGAGTGTATGGGATGGACAATGGCTATGATCTTGATCAGTTGCAGAGGGCAAAAGAAGACCTAGAGCAGCTTGTTGCCGAGCCTGTAAATTATTTTGTGTAAGTTCCATTTTTTATAAATGATCTTTTAATCGATCATCGAACTGAATCGTAAACCAATTCATTGCTAAACGCCAATTTTGAATTGGCATCGTCCATTTCTTCGCAGCATTTGATGTTGCTAAGTAAATGACCTTCTTTACTGAGTCATCAGATGAAAAGATTTTCCTCTTCTTCGTTGAATGGCGTATTACGCTATTCAACGACTCAATCGCATTTGTTGTATAAATTGCATGACGTATTTCGGCTGGATAGCTAAAGATCGTTCGGATATTTTCCCAATTGGCCCGCCAGGATTCTCCAATTTTGGGATACTGGTGATTCCATTGATCACAGAAGATGTCTAGGGACTTTAAAGCATTTTCCTCTGTACTTGCCTGATAAATCGCTTTCAGACCCGAGGTAACAGCCTTGTAGTCTTTCCAGCTTACAAATCTCAGGCTATTGCGTACAACATGCACGATACACAGTTGAATATCAGTATGAGGGTAAACGGAGGCTATCGCGTCAGGAAAGCCTTTTAATCCATCTACACAGGCAACAAGAATATCCTGTACTCCTCGATTTTTAGCTCTGTCATGACTGACAGCCAGAATTTGGCACCTTCTGTCTGAGCAATCCACATACCCAGTAATTCTTTTTGTCCATCCATATTGATGCCTAAAGCAAGGTATACGGACTTGTTAATCACATTGGAGTGCTGACGGACTTTGACAACAATACAGTCAAGATAGACAACAGGATAAAGGCTATCTAAGGCTCTATTTTGCCACTCAGTCACTTGCTCAATCACAGCATCGGTAACTTTGCTGATGAGAGATGCTGAGACATCGGCATCGTACATTTCTTTGAAGAAGGCTACAATTTCCCTATTAGTCATTCCTTTTGCATACAGTGAGAGGATTTGGTCATCCATACTGGTGATGCGTGTTTGGTGCTTTTTGATAATTTGTGGCTCAAATGAACCTTCTCGATCACGGGGAATATCTAAAGCCAGTTGTCCATCTTGAGTTGTAATGGTTTTAGAACTAAACCCATTACGGCTATTTGAGCCTTTCCTGGACTGATGCTTTTCATAACCGAGATGGTCTGAAAGTTCAGTATTGAGTGCAGTTTCAATCATGAATTTTTTAAAGACTGCTGTCATTTGGTTTAAGTCTTCTGGTGTTTTTAGACCTTTAGCCAATTCGGCAGCCATACTTTTGATTGTTGCTTCATCCATGTGAAGTACCTTTTGTAATTATCCTCTGAAGGATAAATGAAAATTAAGTACTTACACAAAATTTAGAACAGTCCCCTTGTTGCCCAACATTCCAAGTCAAAAAGTTCTCATCAAACTTTACCTCAACAATTAGAAAATGAATTTTGGACCTTTAATGTTGATCGAACCCGCCTCAATGCAATTCAGTTTTTTGGGCAGGGAGTGATTACCTATACTGTTTTTGTTCTGCTGATTCTACCCTCTAATTTTATTGTCATACGTGCCAGTGAGCATTTTGTTCTCGATTTTATCTACAGTATTTTGAGTTTAATGGTTGTTGGTATTGCACTTTTCTTATTTTGGGTCTTTTCAAGATTTAAGAGGCTGAGTAATTTATTTTATCCGACAGCCTGCCTGATTGTTTTCTTAACTATTGTATTGACCTCAGTGCTGATGATGAGTGTTTCCAATCTGGTATTGCAGAATCAGGCGATGGTTTTAATTGCCTTTTTATATATGTTGGGATTTATTCTGAGTGGAATTCGACCATTACATATGTTGTGGATTGGCTCATTTGCTGCAGTTTCTATCTTGTTTATTTTATATTTACTTAATCATACAAGTGACTTTTTAATGATTGGGCGGACGCTGATTGGAAGTTTACTGCTCGGTTTTTCGATTAGTGTGATGTTAACCTCTAAAGAAAGAAAAATATTTATAAAGTCGAAAATATCAGAGATTGATGAACAGATTTTGCGGATTCAGGCCTCTGAGTTGTTACATTTGAGTCAGCATGATGAACTTACAGATGTATCAAATCGACGTACTTTTGAAGAAATGTGCCGCTATTATTATGATTTATCTTGTAGGGAGCGCAAATCATTATCGGTACTCTTTATCGATATTGATTTTTTCAAAAATTACAATGATTTTTATGGGCATCAAATGGGTGACCAGGTGATCTCGGCTATCGCGAAAAGCATCAAAAGTTCAATTCGGCATATGGATTTTATTGCACGATATGGTGGAGAGGAGTTTGTGGTCTTGTTGCCAGAGACTTCAGCTCAAGGAGCTTATGCTGTAGCAACCAATATTTATCGAGCAATTGACCGTTTAATGATTCCTCATGAAAAATCCTTAGTCGCAAATCATGTGACCATTAGCTTGGGGATAACTGTTTTTAATGGCAATCCAAAAATTAGTCAGGAGCTTTTGATTGATAAAGCAGATAAAGCCTTATATCGTGCGAAGCAATTAGGCCGCAATCAGATTTATTATCAGCCTCTACCCAACATAGAGCAAAATATTTAAGCGATAAAAAAACCGAAGATCGATGTTGATCTTCGGTCTTTATCAAATAATTTTTACATTATTCCAGGAATTTTACAGTCACACCTGAGCGTACTTTATTACCTAAATCATTGGCATCCCAGTTGGTTAAACGGATACAACCATGTGATGCAGTTTTAGAGATCAACGATGGGTTTGGTGTACCATGAATACCAAATGATTTCTTGCTTAAACCAATCCAGATATTCCCCACTGGCGCGTTAGGACCAGGTGGTAAAGTGAGTGGTTTAAGGTTCTTACCTTGTACAAAGTTCGATGGTGAGTAGCTATAGTACGGGTTGCGAGCAACACCGACTACTTTATAGGTACCCGTTGGAGAAGGCGTGTCAGAACTACCAATTGTTGCAGGAAAAGAAGCAATCATCTGGTTACGGCTGTTGAATAAATACAGCTGTCTTGCACCTTTGTGCGCAACGATCAAATGAATATCTTCTGGTAAATCATTGCGGACATTGGCAACAATGATTTTCTCGCCAGGTTTTTTAAAGGTTGCCGTTGGATTCAGTTTCTTTAAGAAATTTTCATCCATATGGAATTTTTCACCTAACATTTCTGTTACGCGGGTGTAATACAAACCTTTCATTTTTGCTTGTAAGGCGTAGTCTGACGGGATTGAATCCGCATACGGGCCTTTAAAGTCAGCATCGGTGAGGGTGTATTCAACATAAGCCGGTTTGGTTTGCTTCGCAACCAAGGCATCCCATGTTTCTTTAGTCAGTTGACCTGTTGGCGTTAAACCATTCATTTGCTGGAATGATGCAATGGCTTTTAAAGTATTTTTACCATTTGAACCATCAATTGCACCTGGTGAAGCATGCGCGTTATTCAGCATCACATGAGCGCGTGCATAGGCTGGAAGCTGTCCTTTGGGTAAAGTTTCAGGCCATTCAGCATTATTGATGCTGTCCAATGTCCATGAAACTTTAGCGGCAGGCGCAGCCGCTGCTGTATCTGGTGTATTTTCTAATTTTTGAGAGACGACGGATGCAGCACCTGTATTCACTTGAGGATCAGATGTTGCTGGCGCAGCAACGCTAGAGGCTGGATCAGCAGCAACAGCAGAAGTGGAACGGTCAATAGCTAAAGGATCAATAGGATCTTGTACTGAACCTGCGACTTTTTTGGGATTCAATGGTTGCTCAGTTGTTGGCGCAGCAAAAGCAACATTAGTAAGAATACAACTTAAACTCATAGCGAGTAATGAGCGAACAAACATGTAATTCAACCTTAAGAATTATTCATATTGAGATATAAGATATTGCAAGTATTACAGAAAATAATACGGCTTGCAGTAGCAGTTTTGTGTAAAAGCGAAATTTATTTGAAGGGAGGGCTTTTGTGAGGCATTGCGGTTATAAATTCCTGAATAACTTTGTTATGATGCGCTCTACATGAAAGAATTTAGA
The DNA window shown above is from Acinetobacter colistiniresistens and carries:
- the pyrC gene encoding dihydroorotase; its protein translation is MNTLTLLQPDDWHAHLRDGLALKRTVPDLAKQFARAICMPNLVPPVKTVDEALAYRERILAHVPEGLHFDPRMVLYFTDHTSPDEVRKIKESEFVNAIKLYPAGATTNSDNGVSDIRKVYAVIEQLEEHQVPLLLHGEVTHNHVDIFDREKRFLDEVLSPLLKQFPQLKVVLEHITTSDAANFVLEQDRNVAATITPQHLLFNRNDMLVGGVKPHFYCLPILKRQTHQTTLLEVATSGNPKFFLGTDSAPHAQNAKENACGCAGCYSAPNAIELYAQAFDQVGKLERLEGFASMFGADFYGLPRNTSTITLVKEDITVAESFDYLEDQKIIPLHAGKTLQWRKV
- a CDS encoding L,D-transpeptidase family protein, producing MFVRSLLAMSLSCILTNVAFAAPTTEQPLNPKKVAGSVQDPIDPLAIDRSTSAVAADPASSVAAPATSDPQVNTGAASVVSQKLENTPDTAAAAPAAKVSWTLDSINNAEWPETLPKGQLPAYARAHVMLNNAHASPGAIDGSNGKNTLKAIASFQQMNGLTPTGQLTKETWDALVAKQTKPAYVEYTLTDADFKGPYADSIPSDYALQAKMKGLYYTRVTEMLGEKFHMDENFLKKLNPTATFKKPGEKIIVANVRNDLPEDIHLIVAHKGARQLYLFNSRNQMIASFPATIGSSDTPSPTGTYKVVGVARNPYYSYSPSNFVQGKNLKPLTLPPGPNAPVGNIWIGLSKKSFGIHGTPNPSLISKTASHGCIRLTNWDANDLGNKVRSGVTVKFLE